tgttgctgctgctgctgctgcgggtgctgttgctgctgctgctgctgctgcgggtgctgttgctgctgctgcgggtgctgctgctgctgctggacttGTTGCTGgtgctgttgttgttggtgcTGCTGTGGATGCATGTGATGCTGCTGTGGGTGATGCTGTTGCTGCTGGGGCGGGCCATTATACATCATGTTACCAGATGTCATCTGGTGGTGACCCATCTGGCCCCCATTCAGTTGTCCATTCATGGGTCCACCCACCATGCCCTGTCGCTGCCTCATGGCGGTCTCCATGTTGGCCTGGGCACCACCATAGTGCATCATCTGGCCATTGGGCAGCGCGCGCATGCCCTGCTGGTTGGGATGCTGCTGGTGACCTGCCTGCAGGCCACCGTTCATGCCCATCCTGTAGCCGTGGATACTGGCGCCCGCTGAGCTGTGATTCATGGGCATCATGAGATGGTCTGCCATGCCTCCTGTCTATGAAAATAGAGGAGACACTGTTAGAACATCGCAAAGGGCAGACAAGATGTTTGGAAgcagtaaaaacattttatgggGAGGTGCAGCTGGATCAATGCTGACATGAGCATATGTAGCGGTCCATTTGAACCAGTATCACTATTAAGATACACAGCCATTGTGTTGACGGTGTCATGTGTAGTACAAGAAATTGTACATTGCTGTGGCTAAAACCAATTGCATTCCCAGCCAACTGACTCCTCTTACAGTGACCACACAATTcatttcactgaaaacacagacaatTGTCCTTGTAATGTCACAATTCCACCTCTCAAGTTAAACCAACGAAACGCttccgtaaaaaaaaaaaaaaagaagaaaatctgCACGCTAGTTTTGCCAACACTGAAAAT
This sequence is a window from Sander vitreus isolate 19-12246 chromosome 6, sanVit1, whole genome shotgun sequence. Protein-coding genes within it:
- the cited4b gene encoding cbp/p300-interacting transactivator 4b; the encoded protein is MADHLMMPMNHSSAGASIHGYRMGMNGGLQAGHQQHPNQQGMRALPNGQMMHYGGAQANMETAMRQRQGMVGGPMNGQLNGGQMGHHQMTSGNMMYNGPPQQQQHHPQQHHMHPQQHQQQQHQQQVQQQQQHPQQQQQHPQQQQQQQQHPQQQQQQQHPQQQQQHPQQQQQFMNGGLTSQQLMASMQLQKLNTQYHGHPLGPMGGNHMGPAAQYRMNPAQLANMQHMAGPALALNGMDADMIDEEVLTSLVMELGLDRVQELPELFLGQNEFDFISDFVSKQQPSTVSC